From the Methanocaldococcus fervens AG86 genome, the window TTTTATTAATTCATCTAAGTATGGATAAAGGGTAGGCTCTCCTGATAAAGATATAGCCACGTGCTTTGGTTCTAATGCCTCTTTAAATTTCTTCTCTCCAACTCTGTCCAAAACCCCTTTATATCCCATAATAATCTTTTTATGCATGGCTAAAATTTTCTCATAAACGACCTCTGGCTCATCCCATTTTGGTTCTTTAATTTTACTTACATCTATGCCAATATCTCTTGGCAACACCCTCCAGCAGAATATGCAGTTTTGCTGACACCAGATAACTGATGGAGTGCATTGAATACATCTATGTGTTTCAATGCCGTAAAATTTTGATTTATAACAACTTTTATCTTCTAACATCTTTTTTCTAACCCATCCGCACAGTTTAACTGCTGTGTGGTTATCTATTTGATACCTCTGCCTTCTTAAAATTTTGTAAATCTCTTCTGGAATCATAATCTCACTTTAAATATTTAACTCCTTTTTATCGCTTCCATAAATCGATACTTCAAAACAACTGGGGGGATTTCAATATTAGGGCATTTTTCATTGTATGGGATTGTTTTGGCTATAATAACTTTGCATTTATTTTCATTTAATGCCTTTTTAAATTCTTTTTCAAATTCTTCCAAACTTTTTGTAGTTACAGCATCTAAGCCACAACCCTTAGCTACCTCTTCCAAGTTTGTATTTCTCTTTGTGTGGGTCTTTTGATTGCCAGTAGAACCATAAGCAGAGTTATCTATTATAACCAATATATAATTTTTTGGATTTAAATAACCTATTGTTGATAAAGAGCCGAGATTCATCAATATGGAGCCATCGCCATCTATGGCTATAACCTTATCTTCACAATTTAAAGCCAATCCCAATCCAATTGATGAAGCTAAGCCCATTGAACCAAGCATATAAAAATTCCTCTCCCTATCTTTTACAAAATACAACTCCTTTGAAGGAAATCCTATATTGCTAACTATTATCTCCTTATCTCCAACATTTTCAACAATTTTTTTAATTACTTCTATCCTCTTTGGATACATGATTATCATCTCATCTTATTCTTCTAAATCATACTCCCAATACAATGCATCAAATAACAAAGCCACAGGGTATGATATCTTAAACATATAGGAAGAGGCATATTTTATTAATTTACATG encodes:
- the comE gene encoding sulfopyruvate decarboxylase subunit beta; its protein translation is MYPKRIEVIKKIVENVGDKEIIVSNIGFPSKELYFVKDRERNFYMLGSMGLASSIGLGLALNCEDKVIAIDGDGSILMNLGSLSTIGYLNPKNYILVIIDNSAYGSTGNQKTHTKRNTNLEEVAKGCGLDAVTTKSLEEFEKEFKKALNENKCKVIIAKTIPYNEKCPNIEIPPVVLKYRFMEAIKRS